One genomic window of Desulfurococcus mucosus DSM 2162 includes the following:
- a CDS encoding BtpA/SgcQ family protein, whose translation MLFTSKFVIGVIHLPRLPSTLYRAEGLEQVVERAVSEAMTLEELGFSGVLVENYGDYPYEKRVLDPLTISAMSIVVREVVKSVSIPVGLNLLRNSGREAYAIAIATGARFIRVNALTETLVTDSGILEPEAPLLRVLRANYPGISVFGDVMCKHGVSLNTVLYAGTREDAVRVAVEDLVERGGADYVVVTGARTGEAPGLDMVSLVKRYSSRPVVIGSGSNPGNLGALLSVADGVIVGSYIRVGGRAGNPLDPARARAYISAFKSATG comes from the coding sequence ATGTTGTTCACCAGCAAATTCGTCATAGGCGTGATCCACCTGCCAAGGCTCCCCTCAACCCTCTATAGAGCCGAGGGCTTAGAGCAGGTGGTTGAGAGAGCTGTGTCCGAGGCAATGACCCTCGAGGAGCTGGGCTTCAGCGGTGTCCTCGTCGAGAACTATGGGGACTACCCTTATGAGAAAAGAGTACTAGATCCTCTGACTATTTCAGCGATGAGCATCGTTGTGAGGGAGGTCGTTAAATCAGTATCGATACCCGTTGGCTTAAACCTCCTCAGGAACTCTGGCAGGGAAGCCTACGCGATCGCCATCGCAACAGGTGCCAGGTTCATAAGGGTTAACGCGTTGACGGAGACCCTGGTGACGGACTCCGGGATACTGGAGCCCGAGGCGCCTTTACTCAGGGTTCTCAGAGCCAACTATCCCGGCATCAGCGTGTTCGGGGATGTGATGTGCAAGCACGGCGTCAGCCTGAACACTGTTCTCTACGCTGGAACACGTGAGGACGCTGTGAGGGTCGCCGTGGAGGATCTCGTGGAGAGAGGCGGGGCAGACTATGTTGTTGTCACAGGTGCTAGAACCGGTGAGGCACCTGGATTAGACATGGTTTCACTGGTTAAGAGGTATTCAAGCAGGCCTGTCGTAATTGGAAGCGGGAGCAACCCGGGTAACCTGGGTGCACTGCTATCAGTGGCGGATGGGGTCATAGTTGGCTCCTACATCAGGGTTGGTGGGAGAGCCGGCAACCCCCTTGATCCTGCGAGGGCTAGGGCGTATATATCGGCTTTCAAGTCGGCTACGGGCTGA
- a CDS encoding transcription initiation factor IIB, whose protein sequence is MFTDTPTQSPEAQSSGEESKKPKCPQDKIVYDAAHGEYVCQDTGEVIEEKVIDERPEWRAFTPEERGRRARTGGPVTAAVHDMGFATSIDYTDRDAAGRRLTEKKHELVKLRKWQARTRILTSVERNLAQAMNELDRLADVLNLPSYVKEEAARIYREAVDRGLVRGRSIESVIAAAIYLACREMKVPRSLDEITRHTRIGRKEIARCYRLLLRELRIKVSTTDPADYVPRIVHGLGLPGQAVKLAIEIINTAKEHGVTGGKDPAGLAAAAVYMAAERLGEKKTQKEIAHIAGVTEVTVRNRYKELAKVLGVEYE, encoded by the coding sequence GTGTTTACAGATACACCCACTCAGTCTCCTGAAGCCCAGTCAAGTGGGGAGGAGAGTAAGAAGCCCAAGTGTCCTCAGGACAAGATAGTGTATGATGCTGCCCACGGCGAATACGTGTGCCAGGACACTGGTGAAGTAATAGAGGAGAAGGTTATAGATGAGAGGCCTGAATGGAGGGCCTTCACTCCTGAGGAAAGAGGTAGGAGGGCTAGGACCGGCGGGCCTGTCACAGCGGCAGTCCACGACATGGGGTTCGCGACGTCAATAGATTACACTGACCGCGATGCAGCTGGCAGAAGGCTCACTGAGAAGAAGCATGAGTTGGTGAAGCTGAGGAAGTGGCAGGCGAGAACAAGGATACTTACAAGTGTAGAGAGAAATCTGGCGCAGGCCATGAACGAGCTGGACAGGCTTGCAGACGTCTTGAACCTGCCTTCCTATGTTAAAGAGGAGGCAGCTAGGATTTACCGCGAGGCGGTTGACAGGGGGCTCGTCAGGGGTAGAAGCATAGAGAGCGTTATAGCGGCGGCCATATATCTAGCATGCCGAGAAATGAAGGTACCCCGATCCCTCGACGAGATAACGAGGCATACAAGGATTGGGAGGAAGGAGATAGCAAGGTGCTACCGGTTACTGTTAAGGGAGCTCAGGATAAAGGTGTCAACAACGGATCCAGCAGACTACGTCCCCAGGATAGTGCACGGGCTTGGATTACCGGGTCAAGCAGTTAAGTTAGCCATTGAGATAATAAACACTGCTAAGGAGCACGGTGTAACAGGAGGTAAGGATCCAGCCGGGCTCGCGGCTGCAGCCGTATACATGGCGGCTGAGAGACTAGGCGAGAAGAAGACTCAGAAAGAGATAGCCCATATAGCAGGTGTCACGGAGGTAACCGTTAGGAACAGGTATAAGGAGCTCGCCAAAGTGCTTGGCGTGGAATACGAGTAG
- a CDS encoding RNA-guided endonuclease TnpB family protein, with protein sequence MGGEGFLTLCVVFRVSPEPVGEPLLLSLLRRYRDALNYSIKRIHGYMEENGLKKTPGDGAVHGLLYEELKSRFGLPSRIAVDCYREAKSILKSWLGNGGNGGLPRARRPRMWLTEKQGYRVRDGYVEIIGGLRLKIIGWDRRYDQYPSRQAVLTYRSGKFLLRVAKRVPKPQPISPVDVLAVDVNEKYIVAGNHRVEYRFETAVEKAVRYRELAERLQRKYSNGSYRAWLRRRGIRDRVRRFHEKARSIIEDWARKVSREIALTARRDGYAVAREDLTYLVESLRRLPRQHKTKLILLGYRRLGYWLDWQCEKHGVPHIAVDPRNTSSTCPLCGSRLIENGYRRMKCPNCGFEADRDTVAVLNIRRKALLQMGGSLTTPTAPQMTDVAPNRCGEPVNRPKGNPFRAGRRSDLGDASLTAWLNDSTYTATRIPRQALWRAPYTCS encoded by the coding sequence ATGGGCGGTGAGGGTTTCCTAACCCTGTGCGTTGTCTTCAGGGTTAGCCCTGAGCCCGTGGGGGAGCCCCTTCTCTTAAGCCTACTTAGGAGGTACCGTGATGCGCTGAACTACTCGATCAAGAGGATTCACGGATATATGGAGGAGAACGGTTTGAAGAAAACGCCCGGCGACGGCGCGGTACACGGGTTGCTCTACGAAGAGCTGAAGTCGAGGTTCGGCCTGCCCTCTAGAATCGCGGTGGATTGTTACAGGGAGGCTAAATCCATCCTTAAAAGCTGGCTGGGCAACGGCGGAAATGGCGGGCTGCCGAGGGCTAGGAGGCCGAGGATGTGGCTGACGGAGAAACAAGGATACAGGGTTAGAGACGGCTACGTCGAGATCATAGGCGGGTTAAGGTTGAAGATCATCGGCTGGGATAGGCGATACGACCAGTACCCGAGCCGCCAGGCTGTCTTGACGTATAGGAGCGGAAAGTTCCTGCTTAGGGTTGCGAAGAGGGTTCCAAAGCCTCAGCCCATCAGCCCCGTCGACGTCTTGGCGGTGGACGTCAACGAGAAGTATATTGTGGCGGGCAACCACAGGGTCGAATACAGGTTCGAGACCGCTGTCGAGAAGGCGGTGAGGTACAGGGAGCTCGCTGAAAGGTTGCAGAGGAAGTACTCTAATGGGAGCTATCGAGCGTGGCTTAGGCGGAGGGGCATACGGGACAGGGTAAGGCGTTTCCACGAGAAGGCTAGGAGCATAATCGAGGACTGGGCTAGGAAGGTTTCCCGCGAAATAGCCTTGACGGCCAGGCGCGACGGCTACGCTGTTGCGAGAGAGGACTTGACGTACTTGGTAGAGTCTTTAAGAAGGCTGCCGAGACAGCATAAAACGAAGCTGATTCTGCTAGGCTACCGCAGGCTCGGCTACTGGCTGGACTGGCAGTGCGAGAAACACGGAGTCCCCCACATAGCCGTAGACCCGAGGAACACGTCCTCCACCTGCCCCCTATGCGGCTCAAGGCTCATTGAAAACGGGTACAGGAGGATGAAGTGCCCCAACTGCGGGTTCGAAGCTGACAGGGACACTGTGGCCGTATTAAACATACGTAGAAAAGCCCTCCTCCAGATGGGGGGATCTCTGACCACCCCGACTGCCCCGCAGATGACAGATGTAGCCCCGAACAGATGCGGGGAACCCGTGAACCGCCCTAAAGGAAACCCCTTTAGGGCGGGGAGGAGGTCAGACCTTGGGGATGCCTCCCTAACAGCTTGGTTAAACGACTCCACGTATACGGCTACTCGTATTCCACGCCAAGCACTTTGGCGAGCTCCTTATACCTGTTCCTAA
- a CDS encoding translation initiation factor yields the protein MEKNMDETPCGGLPPELCEQASLEQSLVKIRLDTRKFGKAVTIVDGLPNDKEFLKQVAKALKTKLATGGTFKEGRIELQGDHRHRVKQILIEDFGIPPENILVID from the coding sequence ATGGAGAAGAACATGGATGAGACACCCTGTGGAGGTCTACCCCCTGAGCTATGTGAGCAGGCAAGCCTCGAGCAATCCCTCGTCAAGATAAGGCTTGACACAAGGAAGTTCGGTAAAGCCGTGACCATTGTGGACGGGTTGCCCAACGACAAGGAGTTCCTTAAGCAAGTTGCTAAGGCGTTGAAAACCAAGCTAGCCACAGGCGGCACATTCAAGGAGGGAAGGATAGAGCTTCAAGGAGACCACAGGCACAGGGTTAAACAGATATTGATTGAGGACTTCGGGATCCCCCCTGAGAACATACTTGTGATAGACTGA
- a CDS encoding DNA-directed RNA polymerase subunit P produces the protein MVKYKCGRCGYVFDDEEMKRIFGRQVKCPNCTYEIVYKIARPYRIVKAI, from the coding sequence ATGGTTAAGTATAAGTGCGGCAGGTGCGGATACGTCTTCGACGACGAGGAGATGAAGAGGATCTTTGGGAGACAGGTGAAATGCCCTAATTGCACTTACGAAATAGTCTACAAGATCGCGAGGCCTTACAGGATCGTTAAGGCTATCTAG
- the speB gene encoding agmatinase, which translates to MNWRLMLQPSTRFACMEPGVSVGVLVGVPMDYTSTYKPGSRFAPDSVRNAACNIEFYSLATGRLMENEGLIDLGNIVLPPGDVEGSLRIIGDVVKGVVDEYPGMLLGFLGGEHLITYPIVKALKSSVDTLVVFDAHLDMRGEYLGSRVNHASFLRRLVEDGVRVIHIGSRAYSGDELEFLKKTRDVTVYSILEALKGPLALGDLGKTYISIDMDVLEPSYAPGVGNPEPFGLTPLHLLELLKRIVEASSRVIGFDIVEVNPLVDVNDVTSIMAGKLVFELAALAGSARTR; encoded by the coding sequence TTGAACTGGAGGCTAATGCTCCAGCCATCCACTAGGTTCGCCTGCATGGAGCCAGGTGTCAGCGTCGGCGTATTGGTCGGCGTGCCAATGGACTATACATCCACCTATAAGCCGGGCTCAAGGTTTGCACCTGACTCCGTGAGAAACGCTGCATGCAACATCGAGTTCTACAGCCTGGCCACCGGGAGGCTCATGGAGAACGAGGGCCTTATAGACCTAGGAAACATCGTGCTACCGCCCGGCGACGTAGAGGGCTCTTTAAGAATCATAGGTGACGTGGTGAAAGGCGTTGTAGACGAGTATCCCGGCATGCTCCTGGGATTCCTCGGAGGCGAGCACCTTATAACCTATCCAATAGTAAAGGCGTTGAAGAGCTCCGTTGACACGCTAGTAGTGTTCGACGCCCATCTAGATATGAGGGGCGAGTACCTTGGATCCAGGGTTAACCATGCCTCCTTCCTGAGGAGGCTTGTAGAGGACGGGGTCAGAGTAATACACATTGGCTCCCGAGCATACAGTGGTGACGAGTTAGAGTTCTTGAAGAAGACTAGAGACGTCACCGTGTACTCTATCCTGGAAGCGTTAAAGGGACCCCTGGCACTAGGCGACCTGGGTAAAACATACATCAGTATAGACATGGATGTACTCGAGCCCTCCTACGCACCCGGCGTAGGTAACCCGGAGCCCTTCGGGCTTACCCCACTACACTTACTGGAGTTGCTTAAAAGAATCGTAGAGGCGTCGAGCCGTGTCATCGGCTTCGACATAGTTGAGGTTAACCCGCTTGTAGACGTCAACGATGTGACAAGTATCATGGCTGGTAAACTGGTTTTCGAGCTAGCGGCACTCGCTGGCAGTGCAAGGACTAGATAG
- the glyS gene encoding glycine--tRNA ligase yields MSGGNEQDVYSNILELAKKRGIFWGSFEIYGGLAGFYDFGPVGVLLKRGLIDAWLRTFVYSNDLVVEVETPMINPRIVFKASGHEESFMDPVVECLKCGRIYRADHLIKEAAGVEVEGWSPEEMRKVIVEHGIKCPECGGDLGKPFYTLLLFKTEIGPYKGEVGYLRPENAQGMFINFANVLRMMRNKLPLGIAQVGRVARNEISPRQGLLRLREFTIMEFEFFFDPEEASKESAEYIREVEDRKVRVLTSEARLKGVEEPAEYTVRELVEKGIVKTPWLAYWMGVGEAFVESLGVPREKVRFIEKHPHERAHYSLQTFDQEVYTEKYGWIEVAGYAYRTTYDLSRHMQYSKADLTFFKRYEKPVERTVSKAYPDPARIGVLYGEGRARIMEKLASRTPEDLYRELSGKGYVEVEGVRIPPDAFIVKQEVERVHGEKIIPHVVEPSFGVERLLYVVLEHAYTVRDGKVVLRLPRHLAPYHVAVFPLVAGRRPEHARIVEVARDIYRRLVKKGFRAIYDDDGSIGRRYARADEVGVPFAVTVDYQTLEDGTVTVRDRDTALQERVSVDRLEEYFLEKYGRQPL; encoded by the coding sequence TTGAGTGGAGGCAACGAGCAAGACGTATACAGCAACATATTGGAGTTAGCGAAGAAACGCGGGATCTTCTGGGGGAGCTTCGAAATCTACGGGGGGCTCGCTGGCTTCTACGATTTCGGGCCCGTCGGAGTCCTACTTAAGCGGGGCCTTATCGATGCATGGCTGAGGACATTCGTCTACTCCAACGATCTAGTCGTGGAGGTTGAAACACCCATGATAAACCCCAGGATAGTGTTCAAGGCAAGCGGCCATGAGGAGAGCTTCATGGATCCTGTCGTGGAGTGCCTTAAGTGTGGAAGGATCTACAGGGCAGACCACTTGATCAAAGAGGCGGCCGGCGTAGAGGTTGAGGGATGGAGCCCTGAGGAAATGCGGAAGGTAATAGTTGAGCACGGTATAAAGTGCCCTGAGTGCGGCGGCGACCTCGGGAAACCCTTCTACACGCTTCTGCTGTTTAAAACAGAGATAGGGCCATACAAGGGTGAAGTAGGCTATCTAAGGCCTGAAAACGCTCAGGGAATGTTCATAAACTTCGCGAACGTGCTCAGGATGATGAGGAATAAGCTCCCCCTCGGAATAGCCCAGGTGGGGAGAGTAGCTAGAAACGAGATCTCGCCACGCCAGGGGTTGCTGAGGCTCAGGGAGTTCACGATCATGGAGTTCGAGTTCTTCTTCGACCCCGAGGAGGCGTCAAAGGAGTCTGCAGAGTACATCAGGGAGGTTGAGGATAGAAAGGTGAGGGTACTCACCAGTGAGGCCAGGTTGAAGGGCGTTGAGGAGCCAGCCGAGTACACTGTAAGGGAGCTCGTGGAGAAAGGCATAGTTAAGACGCCGTGGCTGGCCTACTGGATGGGGGTTGGGGAAGCCTTCGTGGAGAGCCTGGGTGTGCCACGGGAAAAGGTGAGGTTTATCGAGAAGCACCCCCATGAAAGAGCACACTACTCTCTCCAAACCTTCGACCAGGAGGTGTATACTGAGAAATACGGGTGGATTGAGGTGGCTGGCTACGCTTACAGGACAACCTACGATCTAAGCAGGCACATGCAGTATAGTAAGGCTGACTTAACCTTCTTTAAACGGTATGAGAAGCCGGTTGAGAGAACAGTGTCGAAGGCGTACCCGGATCCAGCAAGGATAGGGGTGCTCTACGGGGAGGGAAGGGCAAGGATCATGGAGAAACTGGCTAGTAGAACCCCCGAGGACCTCTACAGGGAGTTGAGTGGAAAAGGCTACGTTGAGGTTGAGGGGGTGAGGATACCTCCCGACGCATTCATAGTGAAGCAGGAGGTTGAAAGAGTTCACGGCGAGAAGATAATACCACATGTCGTTGAACCATCATTCGGAGTCGAAAGATTGCTCTACGTCGTCCTGGAACACGCGTACACCGTGAGGGATGGCAAGGTCGTGCTGAGGCTGCCGAGACATCTTGCACCATACCATGTAGCAGTGTTCCCGCTGGTCGCTGGTAGAAGACCCGAGCACGCCAGAATAGTTGAAGTAGCCAGGGACATATACAGGAGGCTCGTGAAGAAAGGCTTCAGAGCCATATATGATGACGATGGAAGCATAGGTAGGAGGTACGCTAGAGCCGACGAGGTTGGAGTACCGTTCGCTGTGACAGTGGATTACCAAACACTGGAAGACGGGACTGTAACAGTGAGGGATAGGGACACGGCTCTCCAGGAGAGGGTGAGCGTTGACAGGCTGGAGGAGTATTTTCTTGAAAAGTACGGGCGTCAACCCTTGTGA
- a CDS encoding B12-binding domain-containing radical SAM protein: protein MLVVDALARSTGRRYSTHDVVGAGPRLVAGILSERTEAMLLPYERVVGDKGVLAEASYLFISIMSSDLGALDRLVTYARRVNPSLKVVAGGPASFQYASLLMEHGVDYVIVGEAEIPLPRFLDCIVEEKCDPSTVPALGFRVNDSVRLTSSHIHTPRDVLSSIKPWTRVDETLVHPQVYRIYVEVVRGCSNYSRPMVKGHGGLNCVFCGNCRSDVGVKRLTCPAGIPPGCGFCSVPSMFGPARSRSIESIVREVEELVEHGARRIVLSAPDFLDYGRDLLVEGVLTHPCEPPANINAIEGLLSGISSLGPVSQGKVVVMIENIKACLVNEDVARVLGRYLRGTPIHIGLETGNDVFNERVLGKPVRVRHVLEAVRLLKGHGLRPYVYLMHSLPLASKTVYEDTIRVVNELGRIGVEKITLYKYTPLPNTAFEKLPPESKGVEKYIAELKTAVTRHNTRQKMMLLGSTLEAYVVENSGKLYGYPARHGPVIFLGSAPRKGLNGCLTLVEVTGVGDRYVKGRILRVKECP, encoded by the coding sequence ATGCTCGTTGTAGATGCACTGGCTAGGTCAACGGGTAGAAGGTATTCTACACATGATGTTGTTGGAGCAGGCCCCAGGCTCGTGGCCGGCATTCTCTCGGAGAGAACTGAGGCCATGCTACTGCCCTATGAGCGGGTGGTCGGCGATAAAGGCGTCCTAGCCGAGGCAAGCTACTTGTTCATATCGATTATGAGCAGTGACCTAGGCGCCCTCGACAGGCTTGTCACGTACGCTAGGAGGGTTAATCCCTCGTTGAAGGTTGTCGCGGGGGGACCAGCCAGCTTCCAGTATGCAAGCCTCCTCATGGAGCACGGTGTCGACTACGTTATCGTAGGGGAGGCGGAGATACCTCTACCAAGGTTCCTTGACTGCATCGTAGAGGAGAAGTGTGACCCAAGCACTGTGCCAGCACTTGGATTCAGGGTCAACGACTCCGTTAGGTTGACGAGCAGCCATATCCATACTCCGAGAGATGTTCTCTCATCTATTAAGCCGTGGACCCGCGTGGATGAAACACTCGTGCATCCACAGGTCTACAGGATATACGTGGAGGTTGTAAGGGGCTGTAGTAATTACTCGAGACCCATGGTGAAAGGCCACGGGGGCCTTAACTGCGTCTTCTGCGGTAACTGTAGGAGCGATGTCGGTGTGAAACGCCTAACCTGCCCAGCCGGTATACCTCCTGGATGCGGGTTCTGCAGCGTTCCCTCAATGTTTGGGCCTGCGAGATCCAGGAGTATTGAGAGTATTGTAAGAGAGGTTGAGGAGCTGGTTGAGCATGGTGCACGCAGGATAGTCCTAAGCGCACCCGACTTCCTCGATTACGGTAGGGATCTCCTCGTTGAAGGAGTTCTCACCCATCCATGTGAGCCGCCGGCCAACATCAACGCTATAGAGGGGTTACTCTCAGGCATTAGTTCCCTGGGCCCGGTGTCGCAGGGTAAGGTGGTAGTGATGATTGAGAACATCAAGGCATGTCTCGTTAACGAGGATGTTGCAAGAGTGCTTGGGAGGTATCTCCGCGGCACACCCATACACATAGGTCTTGAAACAGGCAACGACGTGTTCAACGAGAGGGTTCTCGGGAAGCCTGTGAGAGTTCGCCACGTGCTTGAAGCCGTGAGGCTCCTTAAGGGACACGGCCTCCGGCCATACGTCTACCTAATGCACAGCCTCCCCTTAGCCTCGAAAACCGTGTATGAGGATACCATAAGGGTCGTAAACGAGTTAGGTAGGATCGGCGTCGAGAAGATAACCCTCTACAAGTACACGCCTCTCCCTAACACGGCATTCGAGAAGCTGCCTCCGGAGTCGAAGGGCGTCGAGAAGTACATCGCCGAGTTGAAGACCGCTGTTACGAGGCATAATACCCGGCAGAAGATGATGCTCCTCGGCTCAACCCTGGAAGCATACGTCGTCGAGAACTCCGGGAAACTCTACGGATACCCTGCTAGGCATGGACCCGTGATATTCCTGGGTTCGGCTCCGAGAAAGGGTTTAAACGGTTGCCTAACCCTCGTCGAGGTGACTGGGGTAGGAGACAGGTATGTGAAGGGAAGGATACTGCGTGTCAAAGAGTGTCCCTGA
- a CDS encoding DUF47 domain-containing protein: MSETPEPGSLAELTAIEYLNNMMSILSDEVSLLTALMNQYSTGTDIEKTYEKMRLIKQRGEETKIMLMEYLVKNSEVMMYSSSYIEMVRTIDRFIQHADSVAYRLVIASKNNIGIRGDLKSTLDSMLQRIRQQVDLIRDALAKLSTHPRRSIDHVDEVLKLEDDVDRVFRELIFKVYETYAGSVTGLMVLKDLIEYVEELSDLLKYLGEEIRYLALVKTVAK; the protein is encoded by the coding sequence ATGAGTGAGACGCCTGAACCAGGCTCGCTGGCCGAGTTAACAGCGATAGAGTACTTGAACAACATGATGTCGATATTGAGCGATGAGGTATCCCTGCTCACCGCACTGATGAACCAGTATTCCACCGGCACCGACATCGAGAAGACCTATGAGAAGATGAGGCTCATCAAGCAGCGCGGCGAGGAGACGAAGATCATGTTAATGGAGTACTTAGTCAAGAACAGTGAGGTAATGATGTATTCGAGCAGCTACATAGAGATGGTTAGGACGATTGATAGATTCATCCAGCACGCTGACAGCGTCGCCTACAGGCTGGTCATAGCCTCCAAGAACAACATAGGGATAAGGGGGGACTTGAAGAGCACGCTCGACTCAATGCTCCAGAGGATCAGGCAGCAGGTAGACCTTATACGTGACGCGCTTGCAAAGCTTTCAACCCATCCAAGGAGATCCATAGACCATGTGGATGAAGTATTGAAGCTGGAGGACGATGTAGACCGGGTGTTCAGGGAACTGATATTCAAGGTGTATGAGACATACGCTGGCTCCGTAACCGGGTTAATGGTTCTGAAAGACTTGATAGAGTACGTGGAGGAGCTCAGCGATCTACTCAAATACCTGGGTGAGGAAATACGCTACCTAGCACTGGTGAAGACCGTGGCGAAGTAG
- a CDS encoding UbiX family flavin prenyltransferase, with protein MGNPSLIIAMTGASGIIYALRLLERSSLLKSKYREIHVIYTSNAVKVALHEENLDLPGFLSKATGVDAVYRDDDLTSRLASSSNLVSTDMVIVPASMNTVAKIANGIQDNLVTRVADSILRLRNRLIVVFRETPLSAIDLFNLYRLALSGAIVVPASPGFYIRPGSVEDLVDFIVGKVLDVLGVEHNLYKRWAT; from the coding sequence ATGGGTAACCCTTCCCTGATCATTGCTATGACTGGTGCAAGCGGCATCATATATGCTTTAAGGCTTCTGGAGAGGAGCAGCCTCCTCAAGAGTAAATACCGGGAGATACATGTCATCTACACTTCCAACGCTGTGAAGGTTGCTTTACACGAGGAGAACCTGGATCTCCCTGGGTTCCTCAGTAAGGCCACGGGTGTTGACGCGGTGTACAGGGATGATGATTTAACATCCAGGCTTGCTAGCAGCAGTAACCTGGTTTCAACGGACATGGTTATAGTTCCAGCATCCATGAACACTGTTGCCAAGATAGCCAACGGGATCCAGGATAACCTTGTAACCAGGGTAGCTGACTCCATCCTCCGCTTGAGAAACAGGCTTATAGTGGTGTTCAGGGAGACACCTCTCTCCGCCATCGACTTGTTTAACCTTTACAGGCTGGCGTTGAGCGGCGCCATCGTGGTCCCAGCGTCACCCGGCTTCTACATTAGGCCTGGGAGCGTTGAAGACCTAGTGGACTTCATTGTAGGCAAGGTGCTTGACGTGCTCGGCGTAGAGCACAACCTGTATAAGAGGTGGGCTACTTGA
- a CDS encoding L-threonylcarbamoyladenylate synthase has translation MTIVLRTDAVNPDKEVIDKAAEILLNRGLVAFPTETVYGLGAVAYYEDAVLKVFKAKMRPPDNPLIIHVSSLDMLNEVATGIPDDAYRLIEKFWPGPLTLILPRHPSIPRVVTGGLDTVAVRMPGHPVALKLIDATGRPVAAPSANISGRPSPTTGEHVIRDLMGRVDAIIDAGETFFGVESTVVNILEDPPVLLRPGAYPVEEVEKALGKKIVIPEFARGLAYSEIALAPGMKYRHYSPEAKLILVEAEGSYEYIAGRVIEAARSLGGVGELCVISSSETMHYYRSLSNVKAVFTLGSRVNLYEVARNLFKVLRLVDEAGCRVVFSESFPETGIGLAVMNRLRKASSMIIRASSPP, from the coding sequence GTGACGATAGTTTTGAGAACCGATGCGGTTAACCCGGATAAGGAGGTCATAGATAAGGCTGCAGAGATACTCTTGAACAGGGGTTTAGTAGCCTTCCCCACGGAGACCGTTTACGGTCTCGGCGCTGTTGCCTATTATGAGGACGCCGTCCTCAAGGTGTTCAAGGCGAAGATGCGGCCCCCGGACAACCCGTTGATAATACATGTGTCCTCCCTGGACATGCTTAACGAGGTTGCAACAGGCATCCCTGACGACGCTTACCGGTTGATTGAAAAGTTCTGGCCGGGTCCCCTCACACTCATCCTACCTAGACACCCCTCGATACCTAGAGTGGTCACCGGGGGACTGGACACTGTTGCCGTCAGGATGCCAGGGCACCCGGTTGCCCTTAAATTGATAGATGCCACCGGCCGCCCTGTGGCTGCTCCAAGTGCTAACATTTCGGGTAGGCCGAGCCCGACGACGGGTGAGCATGTCATAAGGGATCTCATGGGTAGGGTTGACGCGATAATCGACGCCGGGGAGACGTTCTTCGGCGTTGAGTCAACAGTGGTGAACATACTTGAAGACCCACCGGTTCTCCTGAGGCCTGGCGCGTACCCCGTTGAAGAAGTGGAGAAGGCGCTGGGCAAGAAGATAGTTATCCCCGAGTTCGCCAGGGGGTTAGCGTACTCCGAGATAGCTCTCGCACCAGGGATGAAGTACAGGCACTACTCACCTGAGGCCAAGTTGATACTCGTGGAGGCTGAAGGCAGCTACGAGTATATAGCTGGCAGGGTGATAGAGGCCGCGAGATCCCTGGGAGGTGTTGGCGAGCTATGCGTTATCTCATCGTCTGAGACCATGCACTACTACAGGTCGCTGAGCAATGTGAAAGCCGTGTTCACCCTGGGCTCCAGGGTGAACCTTTACGAGGTTGCGAGAAACCTCTTCAAGGTGTTGAGGCTGGTTGATGAAGCCGGTTGCAGAGTGGTGTTCTCGGAGAGCTTCCCGGAAACCGGGATCGGGCTAGCCGTGATGAACAGGCTTAGGAAGGCCTCCTCAATGATTATACGTGCCTCCAGCCCTCCCTAG